From Miscanthus floridulus cultivar M001 chromosome 15, ASM1932011v1, whole genome shotgun sequence, the proteins below share one genomic window:
- the LOC136508489 gene encoding IQ domain-containing protein IQM3-like, giving the protein MEVVETDRLESVEGTGAGENGAATKLQKVYRSYRTRRKLADSAVVVEELWWQALDFARLSHSTVSFFDEPKPETAASRWNRVGLNASKVGQGLSRDGKALKLAFQHWIEAIDPRHRYGHNLHFYYDVWCQCQAGQPFFYWLDVGEGKDIDLPECPRALLKKQCIRYLGPQEREHYEYIINEGKIIHKQSGEPLDTSRGPKGTKWIFVMSTAKRLYAGKKERGVFQHSSFLAGGTTIAAGRFTAEDGVIKSIWAYSGHYKPTAENLGNFMNFLEENGVDLKDVEVRSSTKEDYNEDPVPNDSENFTSAIIEPNFPQVVLPLNTAEGDEAENAPAEQAKPTYQRTLSGGLQSPRATNVPQKAILERMKSKGEFKSYQLGHRLSLNWSTGVGPRIGCVKDYPMELRMQALEMVDLSPRASTPSASRRLPSCLSPTTATSPTSLLAPMQASLAQPS; this is encoded by the exons ATGGAGGTGGTGGAGACGGATAGGCTGGAATCCGTGGAGGGAACCGGCGCCGGCGAGAATGGCGCGGCCACCAAGCTGCAGAAGGTCTACCGCAGCTACCGGACCCGCCGGAAGCTCGCCGActccgccgtcgtcgtcgaggaGCTCTG GTGGCAAGCCCTGGACTTCGCGCGGCTCAGCCACAGCACCGTCTCCTTCTTCGACGAGCCCAAGCCGGAGACGGCCGCCTCGCGCTGGAACCGCGTCGGCCTCAACGCATCCAAG GTGGGTCAGGGTTTATCCAGAGACGGCAAGGCTCTCAAGCTGGCTTTCCAGCACTGGATCGAGGCT ATTGATCCACGGCATAGGTATGGCCACAACCTGCACTTCTACTATGATGTCTGGTGCCAATGTCAGGCCGGACAGCCCTTCTTTTACTG GCTTGATGTTGGAGAGGGAAAGGATATAGACCTTCCAGAGTGTCCAAGAGCTTTGCTGAAAAAGCAATGCATAAGGTATCTTGGTCCG CAAGAGCGTGAGCACTATGAATACATCATTAATGAGGGAAAGATTATTCATAAACAGTCTGGAGAACCACTCGATACGAGCAGGGGTCCTAAAGGGACTAAATGGATTTTCGTTATGAGCACAGCAAAAAGACTTTATGCTGGCAAG AAAGAGAGGGGTGTATTCCAGCACTCCAGCTTTTTGGCAGGAGGTACAACCATAGCTGCAGGAAGATTTACTGCAGAGGACGGAGTTATCAAG TCCATCTGGGCGTACAGTGGTCACTACAAACCAACCGCGGAGAACCTCGGCAATTTCATGAACTTCCTTGAAGAAAATGGAGTTGACCTCAAGGACGTGGAG GTACGCTCATCTACCAAAGAAGACTACAATGAAGATCCAGTGCCTAATGACTCAGAGAACTTCACTTCTGCTATCATAGAACCAAATTTCCCACAAGTGGTTCTCCCTCTAAACACCGCAGAAGGTGACGAAGCAGAGAACGCTCCTGCAGAACAAGCCAAGCCAACATACCAAAGAACCTTATCAGGCGGTCTGCAAAGCCCCAGAGCCACCAACGTCCCACAGAAGGCAATTCTTGAGAGGATGAAATCCAAGGGTGAGTTCAAGTCCTATCAGCTTGGGCACAGACTGTCCCTTAACTGGAGCACTGGGGTTGGTCCAAGAATTGGATGTGTCAAGGACTACCCAATGGAGCTCAGGATGCAGGCTTTGGAGATGGTGGATCTATCACCAAGAGCATCAACGCCATCCGCGTCAAGGAGACTACCTTCATGCTTGTCCCCCACTACAGCAACCTCACCAACATCGCTGCTCGCGCCAATGCAGGCATCCCTGGCCCAGCCAAGTTAG